One genomic segment of Falco biarmicus isolate bFalBia1 chromosome 15, bFalBia1.pri, whole genome shotgun sequence includes these proteins:
- the LOC130159211 gene encoding carbohydrate sulfotransferase 5-like, whose product MRTFCCYCFSLVRMARIRIPSTVVILLVTVQTGFLLFMYARYSSFMPQSEEKPSQVHILILSSWRSGSSFVGQLFSQHPSVFYLMEPAWHVWVTMYQNSAKVLHMAVRDLVRSVFLCDMSVFDAYMPWKRNLSDLFQWAASRALCSAPACDSFQRTDITSEVACKTLCGRYPFSKVEEACKTYSHVVIKEVRFFDLKVLYPLLTDPSLNLKIIHLVRDPRAVVKSREQSVKALARDNGIVLSTNGTKVEDSKYKVMQEICRSHVQIYETATLKPPNFLKDRYLMIRFEDLVRDPLSEISEMYKFADLSLTPMLKSWIYNITHGQGPGKKKEAFKITSRDAVSVSQAWRNVLSFQKIKKIQEVCKGAINMLGYQLVDSEKEQRDLSLDLVLPRRQNQFSWSSFNPKH is encoded by the coding sequence ctgttgttACTGCTTTTCGTTGGTGAGAATGGCGAGGATTCGGATTCCTAGCACAGTTGTTATACTTCTTGTTACAGTTCAGACTGGATTCTTACTCTTCATGTATGCCCGGTACAGTAGTTTCATGCCTCAGTCTGAGGAGAAACCATCTCAAGTCCACATCCTCATTCTTTCCTCCTGGCGGTCGGGATCTTCTTTTGTTGGTCAACTTTTCAGTCAGCACCCCAGCGTCTTCTACCTGATGGAGCCCGCGTGGCACGTGTGGGTTACGATGTACCAGAACAGTGCCAAGGTCTTGCACATGGCAGTGCGGGACCTGGTCAGGTCGGTCTTTCTGTGCGACATGTCTGTGTTTGATGCTTACATGCCTTGGAAGAGGAACTTATCTGATCTCTTTCAGTGGGCAGCAAGTCGGGCTCTGTGTTCAGCTCCTGCTTGTGACTCCTTTCAGCGTACTGACATAACCAGTGAAGTGGCCTGCAAGACTCTTTGTGGACGGTACCCGTTCAGCAAGGTGGAGGAAGCCTGTAAAACTTACAGCCATGTTGTCATCAAGGAGGTTCGGTTCTTTGACCTGAAGGTCCTCTACCCGCTTCTCACTGATCCGTCCCTGAACCTCAAAATCATTCACTTGGTCCGTGACCCCAGAGCAGTTGTCAAGTCACGGGAACAATCAGTTAAGGCATTAGCCCGTGACAATGGAATTGTTTTGAGTACCAATGGCACTAAAGTGGAAGACAGCAAATACAAAGTAATGCAAGAGATTTGTAGAAGTCATGTGCAGATTTATGAAACGGCTACTCTAAAACCACCCAATTTCCTTAAAGATCGCTATTTAATGATCCGTTTTGAAGATCTGGTAAGAGATCCATTATCAGAAATCTCAGAGATGTATAAATTTGCAGATCTTAGTTTGACCCCCATGCTCAAAAGCTGGATTTATAATATCACACATGGACAGGggccagggaagaaaaaagaagccttCAAAATCACATCTCGAGATGCAGTTAGTGTTTCACAGGCCTGGAGAAATgttctttccttccagaaaattaagaaaatacaggaagTTTGCAAAGGGGCTATAAATATGCTTGGCTATCAGCTGGTGgattcagaaaaagaacaaagagatCTGTCATTGGATTTAGTGTTGCCAAGACGACAGAATCAATTCAGTTGGTCATCATTTAATCCAAAGCACTGA